Below is a genomic region from Lusitaniella coriacea LEGE 07157.
GCGCCTGGAATGCGAGCATTCTCATACGGTTTTGGACTCATATCAACTTCCACGATGCGGAGATTGGAATCATTGAGATGTTCTGCGAGCCATTGGGTATCGATGAGAACTTCGGGATGAGCGTAATCAGTCATTGTTTGCTTCCTTTCAAAAACGCTAAAACTAGATTAGGGTTGACTGCTTTTCTTCGCATAGACCCCGATCGGGTACACTTTGCTCTAGCAGCAGGCGGCAAACTGGATGGAGATTCTGATGCAAACTCCCTTACAGGAATTATTTCACGCGATCGCGCAAGTACAAGATGAAACGGAACTCAGACAGCCGATTATGGCGAAAGCAGGCACGTATTTTGTGGCGAATCGCTGGAAACTGTGGTTGCTAGATGATTTGCCTCCTATCGATGAAAAGATGCCAACCTTGATGAAGCGAGCATTATCCCTCGATTACAATCCCGTTCTGCGTTATTTAGTTCAACGCCACGCGGCGGTTCATGATGAAGCGATATTACCTCCCGGTATTTGGCAGAGGATTTGCCCTCGTGCAGACCACGGACACGTCCTGGTTGGCCCAATTGTGAGTCACGGTAAACTGGTGGGTGGCATTGCCTTTACGCGCCGTAAAGGTGACCTCGCCTTTAATTCAGAGCATTTAACGGATTTAAGCGCGTTATGCTTGCATTTTTCCACGCGATTGGAAACATTACGCTCAAAACCAATTGCCTTTGAGTTGAATTGCGCTCGTCTCACGCCACGAGAAACGGAAATTGCAGAATGGGTGGCGCGAGGACTGACCAATAAAGAGATTGGCGCAGCGTTGTGGATTACGGAAAATTCGGTCAAGCAGGCTTTGAAGCGGATGTTTCGCAAACTGGAAGTGTCATCGCGCGCTGAGATGGTTGCACAACTTTCTATGTCACCAAAAAAGACGGCAGTCTAGTGGTC
It encodes:
- a CDS encoding helix-turn-helix transcriptional regulator; this encodes MQTPLQELFHAIAQVQDETELRQPIMAKAGTYFVANRWKLWLLDDLPPIDEKMPTLMKRALSLDYNPVLRYLVQRHAAVHDEAILPPGIWQRICPRADHGHVLVGPIVSHGKLVGGIAFTRRKGDLAFNSEHLTDLSALCLHFSTRLETLRSKPIAFELNCARLTPRETEIAEWVARGLTNKEIGAALWITENSVKQALKRMFRKLEVSSRAEMVAQLSMSPKKTAV